In a single window of the Gloeocapsa sp. DLM2.Bin57 genome:
- a CDS encoding alpha/beta fold hydrolase, which yields MPLPTVILPGYLARGRDYYPLQQSLIALGIPTRVVPIRKRDWLPTIGRSVTPIIKSIDQTVKAILTEYGTKQVNLIGHSAGGWIARIYLGEKIYDKHTWKAHQFVHTLVTLGTPHYSQERWTRKNLAFVEENYPGAFYDQVRYICVAGKAVYGEKRTPNWFAYNSYRITCGEGNTWGDGITPIEVAHLPGATNLTLEGVRHAPGEHGQPWYGSSNIIPDWISPLKSHDII from the coding sequence ATGCCATTACCTACCGTTATTTTACCAGGGTACTTAGCCCGAGGTAGAGATTATTACCCTCTACAACAAAGTCTCATTGCCTTAGGAATACCCACTAGGGTTGTTCCTATTCGCAAGAGAGACTGGTTACCAACCATTGGACGTTCTGTTACTCCAATTATCAAGAGTATCGACCAAACGGTTAAAGCTATTCTAACCGAATATGGCACTAAGCAAGTTAATTTAATTGGTCATTCCGCAGGTGGATGGATCGCGCGGATTTATTTGGGGGAGAAAATTTATGATAAGCACACCTGGAAAGCTCATCAGTTTGTGCATACTTTAGTTACTTTAGGTACTCCTCATTATAGTCAGGAAAGGTGGACGCGCAAAAATTTAGCCTTTGTGGAGGAAAATTATCCCGGTGCTTTTTATGATCAAGTGCGTTATATTTGCGTCGCGGGTAAAGCTGTTTATGGAGAAAAGCGTACGCCAAATTGGTTCGCTTATAATAGTTATCGTATTACTTGTGGAGAAGGAAATACATGGGGAGATGGTATTACTCCAATTGAAGTAGCCCACCTACCTGGGGCTACTAATTTAACCCTAGAAGGTGTTAGACACGCACCCGGAGAACATGGTCAACCCTGGTATGGATCTAGTAATATTATTCCTGATTGGATTAGTCCTCTAAAATCTCATGATATAATCTAG
- a CDS encoding precorrin-2 C(20)-methyltransferase, translating to MASSDNLGILYGVSVGTGDPELITLKGLKILQNSPVVAFPAGVGNKPGIAAQIIADWLKPTQRTLALNFPYVQDLTVLSQAWCQAATQVWECLAQNQDVAFACEGDVSFYSTFTYLAQNLQQMYPQVKVEAIPGVTSPLAAAAVLGIPLTLRDQKLAILPALYSMTELENTLQWADVVVLMKVSSVYTQVWQILAKYNLLSQAMVVERATFPNQIVYRDLPNLPYLKLSYFSLLIVSKS from the coding sequence ATGGCATCTTCAGATAATCTTGGTATTTTATATGGTGTTAGTGTTGGTACAGGAGATCCTGAATTAATCACCCTGAAGGGGTTAAAAATTCTGCAAAATTCCCCTGTAGTTGCTTTTCCCGCAGGAGTAGGTAATAAACCTGGAATAGCTGCTCAAATCATCGCTGATTGGTTAAAACCTACACAACGTACTCTCGCACTCAATTTTCCCTATGTACAAGATTTGACTGTTTTGAGTCAAGCTTGGTGTCAAGCTGCAACTCAAGTCTGGGAATGTTTAGCCCAAAATCAAGATGTTGCTTTTGCTTGTGAGGGTGATGTGAGTTTTTACAGTACTTTTACTTATTTAGCACAAAATCTTCAGCAAATGTACCCCCAAGTTAAGGTTGAAGCTATACCTGGTGTAACTTCTCCTTTAGCTGCTGCTGCTGTTTTGGGTATTCCTCTCACTCTACGAGACCAAAAGTTAGCTATTTTACCCGCGCTTTATTCGATGACTGAGTTAGAAAATACTCTACAATGGGCGGATGTGGTGGTTTTAATGAAGGTTAGCTCTGTTTATACTCAAGTTTGGCAAATTTTGGCTAAATATAATCTGTTAAGTCAAGCTATGGTGGTAGAAAGGGCTACTTTCCCTAATCAAATAGTTTATCGTGATTTGCCCAATCTCCCTTATCTGAAACTTTCTTATTTCTC
- a CDS encoding DUF561 domain-containing protein: protein MKISSQLSQAFASKKALKVISGLNNFDHQRVEMIAKAAERGGASYIDIAADPELVQKIRQITSLPICVSAVEPELLAQAAIAGADLLEIGNFDCFYAQGRYFSAAEVLELTQATKNLVPDLPLSVTVPHILPLDEQVKLAESLVANGADLIQTEGGTSSNPTHPGVLGLIEKATPTLAAAYSISRAVSVPVICASGLSTVTVPMAIAAGASGVGVGSAINQLSTEIEMIAVVRSLVEALSTAQVINHK from the coding sequence ATGAAGATATCTTCTCAACTGAGTCAAGCTTTTGCTAGTAAAAAAGCCCTTAAAGTTATTAGCGGTTTAAATAATTTTGATCATCAACGCGTAGAGATGATCGCTAAAGCAGCAGAAAGAGGTGGCGCTAGTTATATTGATATTGCCGCAGATCCAGAATTAGTCCAAAAAATCCGTCAAATCACTAGTTTACCTATTTGTGTATCGGCAGTAGAACCAGAATTATTAGCCCAAGCAGCGATCGCAGGAGCTGATTTGTTAGAAATTGGTAATTTTGATTGTTTTTATGCTCAAGGACGCTATTTTAGTGCAGCAGAAGTTCTCGAATTGACCCAAGCAACTAAAAACTTAGTTCCAGATTTACCTCTATCGGTAACAGTACCCCATATTTTACCCCTAGATGAACAAGTAAAATTAGCAGAATCTCTTGTAGCTAATGGGGCTGATTTAATTCAAACCGAAGGAGGTACCAGCAGTAATCCTACTCATCCCGGGGTATTAGGTTTAATCGAAAAAGCTACCCCAACTTTAGCAGCAGCTTATAGTATCTCTAGAGCAGTATCTGTACCAGTTATCTGTGCTTCTGGTTTATCTACAGTTACTGTACCTATGGCGATCGCCGCGGGAGCTTCTGGTGTCGGTGTTGGTTCAGCGATTAATCAATTATCTACTGAAATAGAAATGATTGCGGTAGTCCGTAGTTTAGTAGAAGCTCTCTCTACTGCTCAGGTAATTAACCACAAATAA